Genomic segment of Prionailurus viverrinus isolate Anna chromosome B4, UM_Priviv_1.0, whole genome shotgun sequence:
cccctcccccgggcCCGGAGGGTGTGTCCCCCTCACAGGGGCTCGCCGCGCCTATAAGGGGCCCGAGCGGCGGGCAGGGACATGCAGCTCTACAGCAGCGTCTGCACCCACTACCCAGCCGGGGGACCGGGTCCCACGGCCGCAGCGCCCgctcctcccgccgccgccgccgccgccgccgccgccgccgcccccttCAAGGTCTCGCTGCAGCCCCCGGGCCCCGCCAGCGGCGAGCCAGAGCCCGAGACCGGTGAGTGCCAGCCTGCCGCGGCCGCCGAGCCCCGagaagccgccgccgccgccgccgcccccgccgccaaGATGCCCGCCTTCTCCTCCTGCTTCGAGATGGTGTCCGgggccgccgcccccgccgcggccgccgccggcCCGCCCGGCGGGTCCTGCaagccgccgctgccgccgcacTACACGTCCACGGCGCAGATCACGGTGCGGGCCCTGGGCGCCGACCGGCTCCTGCTGCACGGGCCCGAGCCCGGCGCCGCGGCGCCCGCCGCCCAGCGCGGCCGCTGCCTCCTGCTGGCCCCGGCGCCCGCCGCCCCGGTCCCGCCGCGCCGGGGCTCCTCGGCCTGGCTGCTGGAGGAGCTGCTGAGGCCCGACTGCCCCGAGCCTGCGGGCCTGGACGCGGCCCGCGAGGGCCCCGACAGAAACTTCCGACTGAGCGAGCACCGCCAGGCCCTGGCCGCCGCCAAGCACCGAGGCCCCGCGCCGCCCCCGGGGAGCCCGGAGCCCAGCCCCGGCCCGTGGGGCGAGGAGCACCCGGCGGACAGGAGCCTCCGGGGCTGGGAGAGGGCGGGCGACCGCAGCGACCCTCCCGCCGCGGACGAGGCACGGCGGCCCGACCCGGAGGCCGAGGCGCCCCCGGCGCGGGGCGGCGAGGCCGCCCAGAGCGGCGGGGCCGAGGCGGTGATCGTCTCCAGGTCGGATCCCAGAGACGAGAAACTGGCCCTGTACCTGGCGGAGGTGGAGAGGCAGGACAAGTACCTGCGACAGAGGAATAAGTACCGTTTTCACATCATTCCCGACGGCAACTGCCTCTACCGGGCGGTCAGCAAGACGGTGTACGGGGACCAGAGCCTGCACCGAGAGCTGAGGGAACAGACGGTGCATTACATCGCCGATCACCTTGACCACTTTAGCCCCCTGATTGAGGGCGACGTGGGGGAGTTCATCATCGCTGCTGCTCAAGACGGGGCGTGGGCCGGGTACCCGGAGCTGCTGGCCATGGGGCAGATGCTGAATGTGAATATACATTTAACTACTGGAGGGAGGTTGGAGAGCCCCACGGTGTCTACCATGATTCACTATTTGGGCCCAGAGGATTCCCTAAGGCCTAGTAtttggctcagttggctcagtaATGGACATTATGATGCGGTGTTCGATCACTCCTATCCTAACCCAGAGTATGACAGTTGGTGCAAACAGACTCAAGTGCAGAGAAAACGCGATGAGGAACTTGCCAAATCCATGGCCATATCCCTGTCCAAAATGTATATTGAACAAAATGCATGCTCTTGAAGTGGCTGAAAACCCACACCCTGGGAGAATTGCATACGTGATTTGTGTCGGGAGAATTATGAACTCTAATCAGGGTAATAGCACTTTTAAACTTCCTAGTAGATTTACTGTAGGTGTAATGCCTTAatcattttttttgaatgtttcctCCTCAGAGCTGAAGGTTGCTGGGCACCTAAATGATGTTTCATGATGGCTTTCCGTGATCCTACTGTCCTACTGCTATTTATAATTTGCTGTATAAAGTTGGCACTACTTAATTTGCAAGCTAGTTTCTCACGTGTAAGTTTGTTCATTCCTGGTCATCTGTTTTCTACACAAATGTATTTTtgcacaacatttttaaaaattggtgtaCCTTCACCTATGACGTGTGTTCCATTTTGACAGCTTTCCAGCATAAATCCGGAGAAGCGCTTTACATGAAGTTTCTTACTTTGAACAGAGTTTTGTGATTTAGTAGTGATTTTATGTTGTTCACTTTGAATTTTACGATTCTTAGATAATTATTTCGAGTGGATATCGA
This window contains:
- the OTUD1 gene encoding OTU domain-containing protein 1; protein product: MQLYSSVCTHYPAGGPGPTAAAPAPPAAAAAAAAAAAPFKVSLQPPGPASGEPEPETGECQPAAAAEPREAAAAAAAPAAKMPAFSSCFEMVSGAAAPAAAAAGPPGGSCKPPLPPHYTSTAQITVRALGADRLLLHGPEPGAAAPAAQRGRCLLLAPAPAAPVPPRRGSSAWLLEELLRPDCPEPAGLDAAREGPDRNFRLSEHRQALAAAKHRGPAPPPGSPEPSPGPWGEEHPADRSLRGWERAGDRSDPPAADEARRPDPEAEAPPARGGEAAQSGGAEAVIVSRSDPRDEKLALYLAEVERQDKYLRQRNKYRFHIIPDGNCLYRAVSKTVYGDQSLHRELREQTVHYIADHLDHFSPLIEGDVGEFIIAAAQDGAWAGYPELLAMGQMLNVNIHLTTGGRLESPTVSTMIHYLGPEDSLRPSIWLSWLSNGHYDAVFDHSYPNPEYDSWCKQTQVQRKRDEELAKSMAISLSKMYIEQNACS